A single genomic interval of Sander lucioperca isolate FBNREF2018 chromosome 9, SLUC_FBN_1.2, whole genome shotgun sequence harbors:
- the rpl5a gene encoding 60S ribosomal protein L5a has product MGFVKVVKNKAYFKRYEVKFRRRREGKTDFFARKRLVVQDKNKYNTPKYRMIVRFSNRDICCQIAYAKIEGDHIVCASYSHELPKYGITVGLTNYAAAYCTGLLLARRLLHKFGMDQVYEGQVEVTGDEFNVESVDGQPGAFTCYLDAGLARTTTGNKVFGALKGAVDGGLAIPHSLKRFPGYDTESKEFNAEVHRKHIMGMNVADYMSYLMEEDEDAYKKQFSRFIKNGVTPDTVEEMYKKAHTSIRANPAHEKKATKDVKKKRWNRAKLSLAQRKDRVAQKKASFLRAQEQEEGDG; this is encoded by the exons ATG GGTTTCGTCAAAGTGGTGAAGAACAAGGCCTACTTCAAGAGATATGAAGTCAAATTCAGGAGAAGAAGAG AGGGAAAAACGGACTTCTTTGCCCGCAAGCGCCTGGTTGTGCAGGACAAGAACAAGTACAACACGCCCAAGTACCGCATGATCGTCAGGTTCTCCAACAGGGACATCTGCTGCCAG ATTGCTTATGCAAAGATTGAAGGAGACCATATTGTGTGTGCTTCTTACTCTCACGAGCTTCCCAAATATGGCATCACTGTAGGCCTTACTAACTATGCTGCGGCCTACTGCACCGGTCTGCTGCTGGCTCGCCGG CTGCTGCACAAGTTTGGCATGGACCAGGTGTACGAGGGTCAGGTGGAGGTGACGGGAGATGAGTTCAACGTGGAAAGCGTTGACGGACAGCCCGGTGCCTTTACCTGTTACCTGGATGCAGGTCTGGCCAGAACCACCACAGGGAACAAGGTTTTTGGAGCGCTGAAGGGGGCAGTCGACGGAGGCCTGGCCATTCCTCACAG CCTAAAGCGTTTCCCCGGTTACGACACAGAGAGTAAAGAGTTCAACGCAGAGGTGCATCGGAAACACATCATGGGCATGAACGTGGCCGACTACATGTCCTACCTGatggaggaggacgaggacgcCTACAAGAAACAGTTCTCTCGCTTCATCAAGAACGGAGTCACGCCAGACACG GTCGAAGAAATGTACAAAAAAGCACACACCAGCATCAGAGCAAACCCCGCCCACGAAAAGAAAGCCACAAAAGACGTCAAGAAGAAGAG GTGGAATCGCGCCAAGTTGTCTCTGGCACAGAGGAAGGATCGCGTCGCCCAGAAAAAGGCCAGCTTCTTACGAGCACAAGAACAAGAAGAAGGGGACGGTTAG